A single genomic interval of Picosynechococcus sp. PCC 7003 harbors:
- a CDS encoding DUF1815 family protein yields MFIRLAQQHRDFVKDLVMSLQALAIALENRGYLASCYTCGTELNSASFMVSLGENHLIRFLVSDYGITWTEMRDERELMKLEGAEAISQLQELANMIKYERELPKEFSYQRPESDPLVTL; encoded by the coding sequence GTGTTTATTCGACTGGCTCAACAACATCGTGATTTCGTAAAAGACCTCGTCATGAGTCTACAGGCCCTGGCGATCGCCCTTGAGAACCGTGGTTACCTCGCGTCCTGCTATACCTGCGGTACCGAACTCAATAGCGCTTCCTTTATGGTGAGTTTAGGCGAAAATCATCTCATTCGTTTTCTCGTTTCCGATTACGGCATTACCTGGACAGAAATGCGCGATGAGCGGGAGCTGATGAAGCTAGAAGGCGCAGAAGCCATCAGCCAACTCCAGGAGCTCGCCAACATGATCAAGTACGAACGGGAACTACCCAAAGAATTTTCTTACCAGCGTCCTGAGTCTGACCCTTTGGTCACCCTCTAG